The Ptiloglossa arizonensis isolate GNS036 chromosome 2, iyPtiAriz1_principal, whole genome shotgun sequence sequence tttaattatttaattaaactaattatttaaaaggttgttttatgttaatatttaacaatttcagCATTTAAGTACAATATTTTAGTGTGTTTAAAAAGCACAATTGAAAGCTACAAATAGTGTGTTTTTGAACAATGGACAATAATACAAAGACATCTTTTTAACATTATAGGTTGTTGCATTTATTCTAATAGGTGTTGCTGTTTATGGAAGAGCTTCTGCATTAGTTACAAATCTTCCTATAATTGGAGGCATTTTAGCTTGTGGTGTgattctaattttaatttcaatacttGGTCTCATTGGTGCTGTTAAACATCATCAGGttttattattctttgtatccttttaaaaatttatatcaatgtaaaatcattttctattttaatgGTACTTGAAAaactattattaatttaaacattgtttaattttttattataattatatatgatatgataatgtataaaaataaactttGTACATGTATACTATTTATCAAGGAAAGTAAAAAAGGATGTTAATGAACAAATGTCAACAGTTTTTGAGCtatcaaataaaaatactttagcTAATTTATGACAAAGAACAAATATTCTCTGTATCTTCTGCTTAGTTTAGTACAATATTTGGTATGTATCCTTGTGCAGATTCATAAATGTTCAAAGATAACAATTATATATCAAATATACAGGATTTAACACAACATATTTGATGAACTAGGTGATCATGTAGATAAATTCCACACAAAATTCTATATTACAATATACCTCTTAAAAATGTGTTTATAATAAAAACTTgttatataatataacaaacatGTAGTTTGTTATATTAtgagttattttaaattttaacatgtTAAATGCCATGCAagttttttgtattttaagaGATGTTCCCAATATTTGTTCGAACCACAGTGTACAAAATTGAAATACTCAATAATTTGCAGatatacttgttattttataatattactatttaaacTATTTAAAAGTTCCAAGTATTAGAGTTCATGTCTTGTAAGTGCTTTAAAGGATTGTTATATCTTTAAATCTAACCCAGGGACACACCAGGATGTTGTTCTAATTCATTACATTGTTCTAATATGTGTTATTGTGATTAATCAAAGGTCAGTTCATTATTTTACTTTTGTATAgattatttgaataatgattAATGTCAATCTGTATTTAAATCTATGTTTATATAAATAGAAACTATATTTTATTTGAGAGACCAATagtgtttcttaaaatttaggcattaatatttaaaatatcctgTACACAAAGTAAATATCTGTCAATTTGggattttatatacatataacattattttattctagtcaaattttatcattttcatcaTCAATTTTTAGATATGACATTCAAATGTAAATAATGCTATACAGAAATACAGTATGTATTTGAaaagatgttttttttttttgaagaaatttttcgtccaAATGATCTAGTATTGTAAAAGTATTgagttaaaaatatacattataaAAAGCTGAAGTGCCTTGAGATGGCACATTTAATGGGATTCATTTGTAAGctagtaatttaatttttgtaaaatatttttatgagtACACTTATAAGAAAATCGATTGGTTCTAATGACatagatattttaataaatttaaaaacctACATGAAACAACACCATCAAGTTTCAAAACCATGTAAATATACTAAAACATTTTAATTTACACACACACAATTTTTATCaatagtttaaaaatattatatattttaatataatccTTAATACTATTTGTATAGTATATGCTTATTTTGTTTCTGTTATTCCTGATTCAATTCAGTATTGCTTGTGCTTGTCTTGCTGTTAATGCTAAACAACAAGAACAATTAGCAGAACAGGTAATATTATTATCTTCAAATGTGTATTTCCCatctacaatgaaaaatatctttattctcATTTATAGGGTTGGAGACGTGTTGAAGATGATTTGAAAGCAACGGTACAGACTACTTTTACTTGTTGTGGATTTAATAATACTGTAAACACAATTCTAGATGATAAAGATCCGCTGTCTTGTAAAGATgtaaatgtatgtatatttattttaaatcatatatacatattacaaATAATAGTTTCTGCAATTTCTTTTCACTTTTtcagaaaatttgttgcccttacTCTACAGACAATGATTGCATGTGCCTATCATGtatggaaaaattagaatcTACAATTGATTATGCATTTAAATTATGTGGCAGCATTGGATTGTTCTTTAGTTTCACAGAGGTAAAAtttgttgaataattttttattttttatgataTTTCTTAAATCATAGATAGAATGGACCATCTAAATGAGAACCATCTGCTGTTATTTATGGATATAAAACATATCTCTTTACTACATGAAAATTATATTCTGCATTTCACAAAATTCAGAATGTTTACAAGTAATGGATATATGGATTAATCATAAAACataagaaagggagagagaaaacAAATACTTATGGTTACTACATAATTTACTTACCGCGCTATACGAGGTTTGTCGCAATTCATTTACTGTGTTATACAAGAATCTAATATAACAAATCTAATATTAAAttggttaaaaaaataaatatgatgggagacaaatttttctaaaagcatttttcttgaaatttcaagatcattaatatttttttacagtgtcGTACATTTTGTTTGAATAGACTGATGTTTTTTTGTTTCACAACATATAAAAGTATTAGAGAAAGATATTCGGAAAATAAGTACTTcatgaaatatttcaaataaaaaataaaggaaaatggTTCACAAAATGTTTGTTATATAATAACTAAACAATTGAACACCCTGAATAAAGCATAgccttatttaaaaatatttcatgacATGCATTTTTTAAACATCTTTCCCAAATATCTTTATACACAAAAGAACGAggagaattaatttatttacataaaatatatatgGTTCTATTAAGGGAAACATCATTTtgagtaaatttattttcatattattgtttatttcttGAACAATTTTACTTTATTGTGAAGAGTTTTCTCATAAATATCCATAAGTAACAgacatatttaattatttctatttaaatagTCCAGTCTGTGCATTCATGTTAAAAGCGCAGTCAAAAATTTGATATGCtgcttaaaaaatacattatattTGTGAAGTGTTTTTTTACATTGTTGGAACGAAAAGTGTTATTTAGCTGATCTTAACTTGTGTACTCGTTACAGTTCATTGGTGTTTGGTTGACCGTGCGATACAGGAATCAGAAAGATCCACGAGCTAATCCTAGTGCTTTCCTCTAGTCTAACACCTTCATTATGTCCTCTGTCACCTCATATGATCCTCCTAATAGATGGTGGGTGGTTTCATATTGTGATCttctattttatacattatcatatttaaatttaagaaCACACTTTTTATGTCTTTCATACATATTTTATGTATAGCATACAACAGTTACAGACTATATAACTGTTGACTATAAGGAGAAGTCATAGCAGTGTAGTTGCTGATTTCAAACATGAATTTTGtagtaaatttttaacaaaaataagGAAACATATTTTCAAGCATTTGTACTAATACatagtatttataaataaattttgtgtaTTACAGTTTTGATAAATGGAAGTCACTTCTTAATTGTGTCATTTCATGATATTTTGGACTATGCACACTTTAGAATAACAAGCTGGACTTGGCTGAAATTTGAATCTATTGTAGACTTTAAGAATATATAAACAGTTTTctataaactaaaaatttcaaaaattctgtttgaaaaaataacgctaaattttattccataaattgtaaattataataatctgTTGAACTGACATCAGATGAAAAACTATGGATCTTatagtgaaaataaaaaataaccaactaaataattatttcaagtttaaacaaatatttaatg is a genomic window containing:
- the Tsp97e gene encoding tetraspanin 97E: MCGGFTCSKNALTALNILYIVVAFILIGVAVYGRASALVTNLPIIGGILACGVILILISILGLIGAVKHHQVLLFFYMLILFLLFLIQFSIACACLAVNAKQQEQLAEQGWRRVEDDLKATVQTTFTCCGFNNTVNTILDDKDPLSCKDVNKICCPYSTDNDCMCLSCMEKLESTIDYAFKLCGSIGLFFSFTEVIAAFLARRYRNQLNPQHHFAYNTISKKLCVLHCSL